cgcctgccgcccGCATCGGCTGCGCTtgcctcgtcctcgctgtTCACGCCGTCTCTGTCGACCGCGCGTCGCTCCTTCAGGTCGGACGGGACGCCGTACAACTCGGAGATGACGGACATTGCACACGGGAGCAGGTACGACCGTGACGCAGCGATCAGCACGGCTGCCGAGCAGGTTGCGGCGGGTCAGTACGCTGAAAACAAGCCGCGCGCCATCATGTTTGTCAACAAGCGCCCGGTTGAGATTATTCCGCAGGAGGAGAacgtgctggaggtgctggagcgAGAGGGCATCACCGTACCAAAGTTCTGCTACCACCCCATCCTCTCCGTAGCCGGAAACTGCCGTATGTGCATGGTGCAGGTAGACGGCACTCAGAACATCGTCGTCGCGTGCTCCACCGTGGCGTTACCTGGCATGTCCATCATCACCGACAGCCGCCTAGTGCGCGATGCCCGCGAGGGCAATGTGGAGCTTATCTTGATCAACCACCCGAACGACTGCCCGATTTGCGAGCAGGCCACCAACTGCGATCTGCAGAACGTGAGCATGAACTACGGCACCGACATCCCGCGCTACCGCGAGGACAAGAAAGCCGTCGAGGACTTCTACTTTGACCCCCAGACACGCGTCGTGCTGAACCGCTGCATCcactgcacgcgctgcatcCGCTTCCTGAACGAGCACGCGCAGGACTTCAACCTCGGCCAGATTGGCCGCGGCGGGCTGAGCGAGATTTCCACCTTTCTAGATGAACTGGAGGTGAAGACGGACAACAATATGCCCGTTTCTCAGCTATGCCCCGTCGGGAAGCTGTACATGGGCGATGCAGACGAGAACAACGACATAGTGCGCGAGCTCGAGGCTGCGGGGGCAACGGCGTGAACGGGCCGCCTTGTCGCGTGCCGCTTAATCCGTGCTCGCGCGTGCATGCCTCTCTCGCAGTGTGCAGGTGCCGCGACCTCTTGTTTTCGTCTCTCGCTTCTGCCCTTTGTTTCTTGACGTGGCGTGTTGGCGCGAGGGGATAGATGCGCCTGGCATATGCACACCGACACTTACCGTGAAGAGCACATTGCTCAGCTACGCAGTGGATGAGGTGGCCATAGCGAGAGAcgaacggcggcagcgtcacggACAGCGCTGCCTTTCGCTGCTTCACGAGCCCCCTTTCTTTTGCTGGCAGCAAAGAAGGAAAGTCGTGCAGCCATGAGCTGAAAGAGGCGAAGGGCACTCATGTATCATCTTCTTTCcattctttttttcttgggGTGCGGCCCCCCTGCCCCTTCCCTTCATCGTGTCCCACCACGAGACCCAGCGCCGCACCTTTCAGGCTGTTCACGATGGGTGTGCTCCAGGTGGCGCTCCGTGCAGTCCCACTGCGGCCGCGCCCTGGGCCTCGATGAGGTTCGCTGCGAGCGCGACAAGGCTCTACCGACGCACGGAAAGAGGGCGCCACTGGATATTTGTAGCCAGAGTGTCGCCACCGGCCGCGTCGCTTCTACATGGAACGGGGAGGCTCACCGtgtcccctcttcctcccctgCAGCCGCACGTGCCCGATGGTGTGGTCCCGCGCCCTACTGTCCCTGTGACACTGACCCCTGATCTGCGCAACCCACATGAGCAACTTACCTCGCGACGACTGCGCGACCATCTGGGAGACAAGCTCCAACCACGGCAGGCCTGGCTTCCGTCCCCACCGCTCCACCGCAGGCCGCGTGGGCTTGCTCCCTCACACGGCGGCCCAGCACCAGCCAGGTGCCACGATAGGGGCGGCGTTTGCGGACTCGACGCTCGCGCCTGCGGCTCGGTAGgtcacggcgctggcgaagtGCGGCGTAGGCCCGCACCGTATTGTGGGGTGCCCCGGCTTGAAGAGGCTCAGGGAAAGCAAATTATGGCATGCATGCCGACTGCAGGGTCTGGGAAGGCCCTGAACTGCGGCTGGCCGACTTTCTCCCTGGCCTCATCGGGCATGCACCTGCACCACTGTCTCTGCCCTCGATGAGGACGCTGAAGGCGGCCCCGCTTTGGGTCGGGGTGTGCGATCTAGCCGAGTGTGTCTAGCGCCGCCCGCGCGATACGTAACCGGAGAAGTGGCAATGAAGGACAAGACGAGCCCGCTAGATGCATGGCCTCATTCGGTGTCAGGACGGCTCCTTCTGGTCGACCAGGGTTTAGCCACAGTGTGACAGCGGCAAGTGAGGTGTGGTTGCGCATGCTTGTCTATCCGTTGGCTTGTACGTGGGTGGAGTGTGACGACGTCGATGGGGAAAGAGAGCTTGGATGCGAGGGGCGAGAGGGGTGATTAGCGAATAGCGGAAGGAGGGGAGTTGTGCGTCGAGCTCACTCTCTTCCTTCTGCACACGTTTGTGCGGGCCCTTCTGCCTCGACCGTCCGCACCAGCACCCCGCTTCGTTGGGGGGCGGGAGAGCGGTTGCTTCCGCCGTTCGTTGCTCTCGCGCTGCCCTGCTTTCTCCGGGCGTGGGTTCGTTTGGTTCTCGTGTTGGCTTCGCTCTGTTCTCCTTGACGAGTAAGGCGGGGACGGGGCTGATCGGCTCTCCGTCGAGTTTGTGTAGCGTGCCGGCagacgaaaaagaagaaagcaGCGAATCGCGCCGCGAAAGGGCAATGCAGGCGTCGTGTTTGTGGTGCAGAGGCGAGGACCCAGTTCCACCGGGCACGCTCGCGTCTGCCTACCTGGAGACGTGGCCCTGCGTATCGTGCATCCTCGGATGGCTTGATGGAGCACGAATTCCGTAGCCGGAACGATGAAGGTGGGTGCACGACCTACTGAACGATTGCTTCCTCATGTGCGCTGACGAGGGAGACGCCAACACACGCGCTCTGCCTGTGTTGGCGTCGCAGACACAGTTTCATGAAGACTGTGTTGCGGCACCAAATATTTTGCTGAGGCCCCTGCCCTATCCGGTGGTGAGTGGCGTGACCTCGCtctgctcctcttcgccttctcaTCTGCGTTGTATACCCCctgtcctcctctcttttctgCACGAAGTGTTGCGTTAACTACGTGGCCTCTCAAAACGTCGAAGCCACCGTTGCACCGCGGAGCAGTGCAGGCACACCGAGATATACCTTCCCTTTTCGCCCGCGCTCTCCCGAACAGGGCCTTCGCGTCAtgtctgcggcggcgtgttCGTGGCGTCACACGGAGTGGACGCCGTACGAGGTCCTCAACGTACCGCCGTCGGCCCCCATTGGGGACATTCGTGCTGCGTTCAAGTGCATGGCgttgcacacgcaccctGACAAGGCAACGGTGACGACGTCAGCTAGAAgggcgagcggcagcggggcgaCGTCGTGCTCAGAGTTTCCTGTTTCCTTTCACATTGTGAAGGAGGCGTCGGAGATGTTGCTTGACCCGTACTTGCGCGCCGCCTACGATGCCGCCCGTTCCCAGGCGCTGACGCGCGAGGTTGGCGCTATCAGTGATACCTACTCCCTGATGGACGACTTTGTTCGTGTAAGGATGGACGGTGATGAAAGTGATAggcagcgcgtgcatgtgtacCAGCGCGAgtgtcgctgcggcggcgtctaTGAGGTGGCTGTGTTTCCCGAGGCACCGGCAGGGAgtggcgaggacgaggatgtGCCGCTGACGTACTCGGCCCGCACACTGAGGTGCGAGTGCGACTCGTGCTCACTtgtggtggaggtggtggcgtaGCGCGCAGGGGAGCGCTAGGAGCATGCCCGTACTTCGACGCTGCTTGCGACACAACGGGCCAGTCccgtctgtctctctgccttGGACTTCCCATCTTTATTTCTCGAGATGGTGTGAACGTTCTGCTGCGCACTGTGTTGAGACCGCATTCTCCGCATCCCGTGAAGCCCTCGCCGGGAAGGGGCTGCAGCGTAGTAGAATGCttgagtgtgtgcgcctaCGCCCAGCTGTTGCTGTCTCTACTTTAGTGTGCTTAAAGGGGTGGCTGTCTTTCTCTGTCGTGTAAGACCCGCGGGAAAGCACACGTGCTCGCGCACAGCGTGCACGCAGGCCACTCATCTCTGCCTGACAtggcgcacacatgcgtgtgtctcttccGCTTGGAAGGATCTGTAAGTTATACGAGCATCCGCAACCACAACGCAGAGCGAAAGCGATGGGTAGATGCCCAAAACTGAGGGCGACGGGAGGGGGCCGCACAGCAACACGAAAAGGACAACGACGGCGTCGCCCACGTCGCCTTATCCTCCGTTTGAAATCGTCACGTGGgtctctcccccacccacccgcaagcgctcgctcgctcgctctctctttctctcttgcgGTCAGCAAGAGCGGGGGCGCTGAGCCCGTTGGAGCATGTACCCTTTCCAGCGTCGATGTGGCATACGCGCACATCGCCAAcatccacgcacacacacacacacacacacacacattacCTTCTGTTCGACCCACCTCcgtccccaccccctttcaCCGCTCTCGCACCTGCGAAGACCGAAGAAAACGGCTCCTGCTTCACTACtcgtggtgctgccggtgtcGGACAGCCGTTGGCTTGGTGCCATACACACTCGCCTCACACGCGAAGACCGACTTCGCTGCCTACACCAGAAGACATTCacatcgagagagagagagagagagagaggacgaggggggagggcagcaggggctcgcacccgcaccccGCACACATTTGCCCGCATAGAGgtgagcacacgcacgcgaaGGGGTGAatgcgcggtgcagcagaaTGAGGCGGACTCTCAAGGGCTGCTTTGTTCACCGCTGGATAGAGCGGTGCTCCTGCTCCGGATGCTGTGGGGATTGCTTTGCTGCCgcccctgcagcagcaccagcagctgctgcttgtgcGCCCCCATGGGAGGACTTCTATGAATACCGCGGCTATCACACGctcgcgcgctgcgcgctgcggatCTCTTCCAGTCGCTCTCAGCAGCATCCCTATCAGCTGATTCGTGCGTACTTGAGAGGCACAGGGCTCTCATTGCGCATGAGCGGCGCCACAGGCTGCACGGTGCGCACCTACAGCGCGCCGGCGTACGAGCACGAGGAGGGCGCCGATGATGACGAGGGTGACTATCTGCAGGCCTACGAGGAGCTTCTGCTAAATGCAGCGTCTAATGCGGTGGCCGATGACGCCGCTCCTCAGCCCGGCGGCACGAGCAGTGAGGGGCTTGCCCATGTTGATGAGGAGGCTGGTGCTCACGTGGACGGTGCTTTTCCTTACTTTGAGAGTCCGGCGTCGGTGCCAGCGCCAGCTGATGCACTCGTGGAAGACACACTGGCAGCCCTGCCCGCCGATGGCTCGACCGTGCTGCTGACTGACCTCGCCCGTTCACTTGACGTGGAGGCGATCAGCGAGCTTTTCGGTTCCGTGCGGTCCTTTGTGCAGCTCCATCCGCATCTCTTGACCTGCACGCAGGACCCCGATACAGGTAGGTGGCACGTGGCGCGGCGTtgctcgtccacctcgcCGCTCAACGCAgatgctgccaccgctgcagcgcctgacCTAGCATCTGCCATcggtggaggcgaagaggacgaCCACAAGGCCGTCATTGTCGGCCTCgatgtggcggcgatggtgctgGCCGAGGATCTGAGGCATTTATGTGGCAGCCGTTACTCATCGAAGACAAGAACGCATGAAGCTGAAGCCGCGCACTCCGCGGTAAAGCGATCGCGGCGCCGCTTAATACCCGTCGCAGTACCTAACCCTCTTTCTCCGACATCAGACACTGGCGCTGCCCACGATGGCGCATCGTTGACGACCCCGGAGCGGGCATGGTGGCCCACCATTGCGAGCCTCTTGCCCGAGGACGGCACTCCTCTTCCCATTTCAGTGCTgcgtgcgtcgctgccgggGCCGATCGCGCAGGAGCTGCGTGCTCGACAAGTGGGTCTGGCTCGGTGCTTCAAGCAGACCTACGCCACAGCCAGTCATCATGTGGCGCTCACGGCAGACTCGACGGCGCTCGTTCGtgctgcagtgcagcgctcgaacagctgcgcagccgcctccgtTTTGTTGTGGTCGCCGGAGCGCCAAAAGGCAGCAGCTTGGACCAACCACAAGGAGTCTTCGGTGGCGGCTTTCTCCTCTTGCTTGTGCGACGCCGGGGATGGCTCGTACGTGTCACCCCCGGCGGACTACGACGCGTCGCAGGATGCAGAGCCGTGGCTGGTAACGATTTCGCtagacgacggcgaggaggcgggccCGGAGGAGGTGCCTCCTGAGTCAGGCGATGTGGACGAGGGGGCGCTGGGGCGAAGCGCCGACGCTGCGactgcgctggcggctgcgactgGGCTTCAAGAGATACCTTACAATGGCCTCAGTGGTGCTAGTAGGAGGGCGGCGACACAGGTCCATGGAACAGGCTTGCAGCCGCACGACTTGAATCTCGAGCGGTTGTATGACgccccagcgccgccgacggcggtcGTGAGAAGCAAGCCTTCGACTGCGACGCAGCTAGCAGGCCCTGCTGGTGCGGTGCGCACGGCGCGTCCCACTCGCCCGTCGACGCCAGCCGAGTGGCTAGCGTTGCACACCGCCATGGCCGAGGCGCGTGGCTGGATCACGCCGATGCAGATGCTGGATTACCTGGTCGAGTGCGTGCCCACCTTTTTCATCCCTGTGGAGGAGTTGCGCCCGTCGGACGCTATCCTGAAGCTCGttggcgcgcgcacgagcaTGCGCACGCTGGTATCTCGGGTCTACATGTACTTTGTGGAGAGGTCGGAGGATAAGATGCAGATCCGACTGGCGCCAACCGtcgagcacgcgcagcgcggcgcagccaATGCGCACTACGCGGCATGGAACCCTGACATGGCGACCAAGTGTGAGCAGCGTGGTGTCGATGCAGCGCCGAGCGaagcgccagcaccagcggaCGCCTTCACTGGCACCGCCGCTAACCCAGGCGACCGCCAAGACAGTGTTActcacagcggcgccaggagcggcggcactgTGTTGCAGTCTAGCGACGCGACGAAGGCCTTTCCGGTTATGCGTGTGCGGAGGCCGATCAAAAGCCTGCTCAGCGTGAGGTCGTTCAAAGCCATGCCCGCTACTGCCAAggcagccgcatcgcctgcAGCCTTGCCCACCGCCGTGCGGCTGAGCTCCCCTGATGTACAAGCAGGAGCCAGCACAGGTTCCGGGTCGAGCTCCACTCCCACCGTCCTCAAAAGTGGCGGTGGTTTTATCGCGTTGTCCTCGGTGCCGACTGGCGAGATCGGTTACCCGTTTCTGGCCTTAGCCACTCAGCCGGTGCACACGTGGCCGTGGTGGGCAAGGCTACTGTGTGTGTTGCCGTTTGACACGTACGTGCCACTGGACCATCTCCGCATCCACTACTGTCCTGACCTTGCGCCCGAAAACGTCCATCTCGCTTGGAGGGCCGCGGACGCGTCGTTTCTGCCGACAACGTCGTCCGACAAGGCGTGCACGCCAATCCCGTTCTCACTGCTTCGTGCGCCGACGGCCTCTCGCAGCGTGCGACTGCGCCCTTTTTGGCTGTCACCAGGCTGCACGTCAGAGCTGGAGAGCACGGTAATGCCGGTGGGCCTcgtgaagcagctgcgcccaGTGTGGCTGCCAGTCTCACGCCTGCTATCCAAGCTGACCCCTGAGGAGCGAGAAGAGAGCTTGGCTTTGGCCATCCGTCGCCCTTCTGCTGCCGGCCTATCCGTCGGCGAAGCACTCGTCATGCTGCTGCGTGATTGCGGCCGCTGTTGCTGGGTGCAAGAGGACGGCGCAAAGGTGCGTAGGTATGCGGCTTCCAGCGCGCTGGACGACCACTTCCACGCCTCGCTTTCACTGCTGTACGGCTTCAGctccgcgcgtgcgtgggagccgctgccggcggtgtTGGACCGCGCGTCGGAGCacgtgcgctctctcttcgcaCATTCACAGGCGCCCCCACTGGCGTCTCCGAACACGGTTGGGCTGATTGGCATGCTGCGTCAAGCACCGCCTGCAGAGCTCAAAGGGTTTCTCACGCGACATGCGCAGTGGCTGGAAGTGAAGGCGACCGACGACAGAGAGACGAGcaacgaggcggcggccccgtTGCTCGTACGTAGGCGTGCAGCTCTGGTTTCGTTCTGAAGGGAGCCAGAGAGGAGCGCACGGGTGTTCGTGTGAGAGGCACTGGGCGGGGTGGTAATGTAGTCGTCGGCGCTTCTCGTGTTACGCATGCGTGGCTGTCGATCGCTGGGGCAGAGATACCACGTCGGTGTCTCTTTCACGCATATATATGTCGTCCAACGGGCCTTTTGTGAGGCAGCgatacacgcacgcgtatGATGGTCGGCAGCCTCTACGCACACGACTAGGTCATCACATCggtttctttttgttttctttcctcTTTTCAGCTGCTCGTGATGCGTGGAAAGTCGTTGTTCGGCACGGGCGCGAAGGTACGACACGCTTGCCGAGGGATGCGGGGCGGAACTATGCTTATCGGTTGTTATATGCATAACCACGCAAAACGCTGATGCACGTGGAGTAACGGCTACGGCTACCGCGAGTGAGCGGCGGTTGTTTCGCTCCTGATGAAGCCGCGTGTACGCAGCCGCAGGAGGCCTTCGCTTGTTGTTGGGGTAAGATTCGCACGCCTTGCGCCCGAAGCCGGGCACACTGGATCGGCGGTCGCAGCGCATCGTGCATGGTCACCGTCCAGCAAATCACCGTTGCCTGCAGGCAAGGCGAATATTGCCTTGGCCGTCCACAAATGGCACAGCCGACGTTTTGCGGAGTCCGGGGAAGTGCTACGCACCATACCATGCGGGCCTTCCTCGACGTCCTCTCTTCACCTCCGCCATTGATGTGCACGTACTGGTCATTCTCTTCGTCCTATTTTTCTTTGTACATTCGTTGCCTCCGGGTCCTGCgaccctctctcccacccctcctctgcacgcgcgcgaatGCACGACGACACCACGGTCAAACCAATAATGCTCGCGTACCTTCTACGCCGCACacgcccgccaccaccatcgaCACTACCGCCGTGTTAGTGCTACAACAACAAAGTGTTTCGTGCCCTTTTCTTCGTTTCTTCCCCGGTACATCCCCGCGCACTCGAACGGCTCCGTGAAATCTCTGCCACCTGCCCAACCCCTGCTCTCCTCATCCGCACCACACTTCCACGCGGCTATACCACTTCACACGTGGCGTAAAAGCAACAGCTGAGCAGCCGTTCACATCGGGGACGATACACCACCTTAGGCAACTTACCTTCACCAACCCTCACCAAATTCGCGAAAAGCACGTAATACATCGATCGAGTAgcctcctccctcatctCCCTTACCATCCCGATACCTTGTAGCTTTTCCTTacatttttttgttgttgtttctgCGCATCACCGCCTCACCAGCTCCTCGCTTCTCTTTCCCACTCTCTCCGGCGAAGCATCACCGCGCCTGCATCGCAATTTTTCTCACTAAATCCGAGGGAGCAGAGAAAAGATCGCATATGTGCGCGTGACCCCTGTGCGCGTGATAAAGCATCTAAGTAGAactctcttttcgttttgtgGAAAAATAGCTTATCTTCTCCGTGGTTGTGTTCGTGTCTCCTTTCAAGCGATACACGCCCTCTTcttg
This DNA window, taken from Leishmania major strain Friedlin complete genome, chromosome 18, encodes the following:
- a CDS encoding NADH:ubiquinone oxidoreductase 78 Kd subunit-like protein produces the protein MTDIAHGSRYDRDAAISTAAEQVAAGQYAENKPRAIMFVNKRPVEIIPQEENVLEVLEREGITVPKFCYHPILSVAGNCRMCMVQVDGTQNIVVACSTVALPGMSIITDSRLVRDAREGNVELILINHPNDCPICEQATNCDLQNVSMNYGTDIPRYREDKKAVEDFYFDPQTRVVLNRCIHCTRCIRFLNEHAQDFNLGQIGRGGLSEISTFLDELEVKTDNNMPVSQLCPVGKLYMGDADENNDIVRELEAAGATA
- a CDS encoding putative chaperone protein DNAj, yielding MSAAACSWRHTEWTPYEVLNVPPSAPIGDIRAAFKCMALHTHPDKATVTTSARRASGSGATSCSEFPVSFHIVKEASEMLLDPYLRAAYDAARSQALTREVGAISDTYSLMDDFVRVRMDGDESDRQRVHVYQRECRCGGVYEVAVFPEAPAGSGEDEDVPLTYSARTLRCECDSCSLVVEVVA